CTGAAGGAGCGTTACGAACCGGGTGGCGACACCGGGCGCGTTCCGCTGGTCCATGATGGCGAAGAAGGCGGCATCATTCTCAGTGGCCGGCTGGAGGTGACCGTGGACAGCGAGCGCCGCATCCTCGGACCCGGCGACGCCTATTATTTCGAGAGCCGCCGGCCGCATCGGTTCCGCTGCATCGGCGCCAAACCGTGCGAGGTCATCAGCGCCTGCACACCACCGACATTCTGAGGGCGGCAGGGTTTGATCGAAACGACGTTGGCGTCTCTATTCCGTTCGACCTCGCGATCGAAGAAAATTCGATGCCAGCTCTAGCGCCGCCTCAAATCGGATAGTGCTGCGGACCCGTCTCGATCGTGATCCATCGCAGCTCGGTGAACTCGGCGATGCCGGCCTTGCCGCCGAAGCGGCCGTAGCCGGAAGCCTTGACGCCGCCGAACGGCATTTGTGCCTCATCGTGCACGGTCGGCCCGTTGACGTGGCATATGCCGGACTCGATCCGCTTCGCCACTTCGAGCGCCCGCGCAATGTCGCGGCCGAATACCGCCGCCGACAATCCGTACTCGGTATCGTTGGCGACCCGCACCGCTTCGTCCACGCCGTTGACGCGGACGATGGAGACGACCGGGCCGAACGACTCCTCGCCATAAATCCGCATGGTCGATGTCACGTGATCGACCACGGTCGCCGACATCAGGGTGCCGTCGACCTTGCCGCCGGCCACGACGCGCGCGCCCTTCCCGATCGCATCCTGGATCAGGCCCTGGATCCGGTTGGCGGCTTCGACCCCGATCAGGGAGCCGAGCGCGGTATTGCCCTTGCGGGGATCGCCGGCCACCAGCGTTTCCGCCTTGGTCGCGAGCTTGGCGACAAAGGCATCGGCGACTTTCTTGTCGACGACGATCCGTTCGGTCGACATGCAGATCTGCCCCTGGTTCATGAAAGCGCCGAAGGCTGCGGCTGCGACCGCGGCATCGATATCGGCATCGTCGAGAACCAGTAGCGGCGCCTTGCCCCCGAGTTCGAGCAGCACGGGCTTCAGATATTTCGCGGCAGTCAGGGCGATGATGTGCCCGACCCGTGTCGAGCCGGTGAAGTTGATGCGGCGCACGGCAGGATGGGAGATCAGCGCATCGATCAGCCCCGGCGCATCTTCCAGCGCATTGGTGATGACGTTGAGGACGCCCGGCGGCAGGCCCGCCTCGCGCAGGCATTCCGCGATCAGCCGGTGCGTGCCCGGGCAAATTTCGGAAGCCTTGAGGACAACGGTATTGCCGCAGGCCAGCGGCAATGCGATCGCGCGCACGCCGAGGATGACCGGCGCGTTCCAGGGCGCGATACTGAGCACGACGCCGGCGGGCTGGCGGATCGCCATCGCGATGCAACCGGGCTTGTCGGAGGGGATCACCTCGCCGGAAATCTGTGTCGTCATCGCCGCCGCCTCGCGCAGCATGCCGGCGGCAAGATGCACATTGAATCCCGCCCAGCCGGCGGTGGCGCCGGTCTCCGCCGCCATCAGCTCGATGAACTGCGGCGCCTTGCTCGCCAGCACGTCCGCTGCCTTGAGCAGGATCGCGCGGCGCTGGCTCGGCCCGGTCGCCGACCACGCCGGAAAGGCCGCCGCGGCGGCATCGGCTGCGCGCTTGACGTCGGCGATCTTGGCCGCCGCCGCCCGCGTGGCGACCTCTCCCGTCATCGGGTTGAGGCGCTCGAAGGTCACGCCGTCGATCGCCTGAACGTCCTTGTTCTCGAGCAACAGGTTGATCTGATTCATCGCCCTCTCCTCTCCCTAAAGATTCCGCGGCCCTTGTTGGTCCGGCTCATGCCGCGCCGGTCTCGATTCCGCCGAGATAGGCCCGTCGTACCGCCGGATCGGACTGCAGCGCCTGTGCCGTGCCGCTGCCGACGATCCTGCCGTTCTCGATGAGATAGCCGCGATCGGCGAGTGCGAGGCTTTCCCGCGCGTTCTGCTCGACCAGCAACAGGCCGACGCCGGTTTCGCGCACCTGCCGGAGTGCTGCAAACAACTCGCGCACCAGCAGGGGTGACAATCCGAGCGACGGTTCGTCCAGCAGCAGAATGTCCGGGTTCGACATCAGCGCGCGGCCGATCGCCACCATCTGCTGCTCGCCGCCGCTCATGGTCCGCACCATCTGCGGCAGCCGTTCGTTGAGACGGGGAAACAGCGACAGCACCTGCTGGCGCCGCGCCGCCTCGCTGCCGCGCGCCCGTTTCGGATTGGCGCCGAGCAGCAGGTTTTCAGCGACCGTCAGTTCGCCGAAGATACCGCGGCCTTCCGGCACCGACGCCAGTCCCGCCTCGACGATCTCATGCGCCGGGAGGCGGGAAAGGTCGCGCCCGGACAGAGTGACATTCTTGCCGGGCAGGCACGGGACGATGCCGGCGATGGCCTTCAACAGCGACGTCTTGCCGGCGCCATTGGCGCCGAGGATGACGACGATCTCGCCGCGGCCGACGGTCAGCGCCGCATCGCTCAGCGCGCGATGCTGGCCATAGGCGACGCTGACGGCCGAGACATCAAGCATCGGTCGTTACTCCGAGATAGGCCTCGACGACGGCCGGATCGGCCAGCACTTCGTCAGGGCGGCCTTCGGCGATCCGGCGGCCGCTGTTCATGACCACGCAGCGGTCGCAAAGCGAGCGGATCGCGTCCATGACGTGTTCAACCAGCAGGATCGACAGGCCCTCGTCTTTCAGGGAGCGGATCAACTCGATTCCGATCAGGAGTTCCGACGGGTTCAGGCCGGCGAGCCATTCATCGAGCAGCAACAGCCGCGGCTTCAGCGCCAGCGCGCGGGCAAGCTCGAGCCGCTTGCAGTCGATGTAAGTGAGTTCGGATGCCGAAAAGCCGCCACGGCCCGACAGCCCGACCCGCTGCAACAGCCGGTGCGCGGTATCGTCGATCTCGCCGCGCGCCAGATGCGGTCGATGGAAGGCGAGGCCTGCCTTGACGTTCTCGGCGCAGCTCATGCCGTTGAGCACACGAACCAGCTGAAACGTGCGCGCGAGGCCGAGACGGGCGATGCGATAGGCCGGCATGCCCTGGATGGCCTGTCCGGCAAAGCGGATGCTCCCGGAATCCGGACGCAGCACGCCTGAAACCAGATTGAGCGCGGTGGTCTTGCCGGAACCGTTGGGACCGAGCAGCCCGACGATTTCGCCTGAATGCACGACGAGATCGACGGCATTGACCGCGACCAGCCCGCCGAAGGCGCGGGTCAGCCCCGCTATCTCCAGAACCGGCGCAGAGGATGCGGCCGTCGTCATGGCTGCTCCCCTTGCGCGGCCGGCCGCCGCCAGCGCGCGCGCTCCCACAATCCGACGACGCCTGATGGCAGCGCATAGACGATCAGCAGGAAGACGATGCCGATGATCAGGGTCGAGGTAGAGGGAAAACGCGCCGACAGGAACTCGAACAACAGCGTCAGCGGGATCGCGCCGACCGCCGGCCCCCACAGCCGGTGCGCGCCGCCGAGCAGCGCCATGATCACGACCTCAAACGAAATCGTCGGATTGAACGCGATCGAAGGCTCGATATAGGTCCAGCGCGGCGCCATGATCGCGCCGACCAGGGTCATGAAAATCGCGCTGATCGCAAACAGCGCCACCTTGGCAAAGGTGACATTGATGCCGCAATGTCTGGCGACCGTCTCGTCCTCGCCGATGATGCGCAGCGCGAAGCCGAGCCGCGAGCGGGCGATGAGCCAGCCGATCGCGAACACCGCCACCGCAAGACCGAGCAGCTGCCAGTAGATGTCGCTCTGGGTGATATCGACGAACACGTAACGGCCGAGCACCCGGGTCTTGTTGACCTCGTACCAGATCACCAGCTGACGGACGAGTTCGGCGAGGCCGAAGGTGAAGATCACGAAATGCAGGCCGCTGAGCCGCAGCGTGGAGACGCCGACGATCACCGCCATCAGCGCCCCGATCGCAACCGCGATCAGGAGCACCAGCGGCCATGCCAGCAGTTCGCCGAGCACCGCCACGGTATAGGCGCCGACGCCGAAAAACGCCGTCGTCGCCAGCGAGACGTAACGGGTCGGCCCGGAGAACAGTCCCCACGCGGTGGCAAGCACCGTGAACTGCAGCAGGCCGATCGAGAGCGAAAGATGATACGCGTCCGCGTAGAGCGGCAGCAGCGCCAGCGCCACCAGGCCCGCGACGGCGGCGATGCCAGCCGCGATGTGCGCCGGCCTCATCGCTGTGCCCTGCCGAACAGGCCTGCCGGCTTCACCAGCAGGACCCCCAGAAATAGCGCGAAATTCACCGCGAGCGTCAGCCCGGGATCGACGAAGGTTGCCACCAGGGATTCGCTGAGGCCAAGCGCGAGGCCCGCGACCAGGCAGCCGAGCAGATTGCCGACGCCGCCCATCACCACCACGATCAGCGCCTTCATGGTGAAGACGACGCCCGACGACGCGCTGAAGGTGAGGAACATGCTGATCAACACGCCTGCCGCAGCCACCAGCGCGCCGCCAATGGCAAAGGCGAAGGCCGAGATCCAGCGGACGTCGATCGCCACCAGCCGCGCCGCGGAAGGATCGACCGCCACGGCGCGTATCGCGGTGCCGAACCGGGTTCGGGTCAGCGCGAGATAGAGGGCGACGCCGAACAGCACCGCGAGGCCGAAAGCGATCAGCCGGTTCAAGGCCAGGGTTTCACCGAGCACGGCAACCGGAATCGAGAGAAACGAATAGCTGAAATAGGCGCCGCCGAACATCGTCAGCATGATGCCCTGAACGATGAACATCATGCCAAAGGTAGCCAGGATGCTGTCCACCTCCAGCGCGTCGCGCGTCGGCGCGCGGCGCACCAGCGGCGTGAGCAGGACTCGATACAGAATCATGCTCACGCCGAAGCCTGTGGGAACGACGATCGCCAGCCCCACCAGCGGATTCAAGGCCCATCCCGTGAACAGCCAGTACGAAGCAAAGGCTGCCGCGACGAGAAACTCGCCGTAGGACAGGTTCATGATCCGCGCCACGCCATATTGCAGGGTCAAGCCCATGGCGATCAGCGCATACATGCCCCCGAGCATGAGGCCGGTGAGGATGGCGTTGGTCATTGACCCCGGATCTGCCGCAGCGATCTGGAGATCACTGCGCCTTCCATGCCGGCTTGGGAATGATCGGAGTCCGAGCGCCTTCGTTGGTGGCCGGACCGACACCGTAGAACTCGCCGCCCTGCCACTGCCCGACCCACCAGTACTTGGTCGGCAAGTTGTTCTCGAATTTGACCTTGCCGATCACGGTGTCGAAGGTCCCCGTCTGCAGGTCCTTGATAACCGCGGCGCGGTCGATCTTGCCGACGCGTTCGATCGCCTGTTGCAGCATCTGCAGGCTGGCGTAGGTCACGGAGCTCGCCCAGCGATCCGGCTCGGCGCCGTTCGCGGACGCCGCCTTGTGGCGCGCCAGGTAATCCTTGATCGCCGGGCTGTCGCCGTTCCATCCGCCGATTCCCATCACGCCCTCGGCGTTGGCGCCGAACTTCCCCTTGAACAAGGGAAATGCG
The genomic region above belongs to Bradyrhizobium sediminis and contains:
- a CDS encoding aldehyde dehydrogenase; protein product: MNQINLLLENKDVQAIDGVTFERLNPMTGEVATRAAAAKIADVKRAADAAAAAFPAWSATGPSQRRAILLKAADVLASKAPQFIELMAAETGATAGWAGFNVHLAAGMLREAAAMTTQISGEVIPSDKPGCIAMAIRQPAGVVLSIAPWNAPVILGVRAIALPLACGNTVVLKASEICPGTHRLIAECLREAGLPPGVLNVITNALEDAPGLIDALISHPAVRRINFTGSTRVGHIIALTAAKYLKPVLLELGGKAPLLVLDDADIDAAVAAAAFGAFMNQGQICMSTERIVVDKKVADAFVAKLATKAETLVAGDPRKGNTALGSLIGVEAANRIQGLIQDAIGKGARVVAGGKVDGTLMSATVVDHVTSTMRIYGEESFGPVVSIVRVNGVDEAVRVANDTEYGLSAAVFGRDIARALEVAKRIESGICHVNGPTVHDEAQMPFGGVKASGYGRFGGKAGIAEFTELRWITIETGPQHYPI
- a CDS encoding ABC transporter ATP-binding protein; this translates as MLDVSAVSVAYGQHRALSDAALTVGRGEIVVILGANGAGKTSLLKAIAGIVPCLPGKNVTLSGRDLSRLPAHEIVEAGLASVPEGRGIFGELTVAENLLLGANPKRARGSEAARRQQVLSLFPRLNERLPQMVRTMSGGEQQMVAIGRALMSNPDILLLDEPSLGLSPLLVRELFAALRQVRETGVGLLLVEQNARESLALADRGYLIENGRIVGSGTAQALQSDPAVRRAYLGGIETGAA
- a CDS encoding ABC transporter ATP-binding protein, with the protein product MTTAASSAPVLEIAGLTRAFGGLVAVNAVDLVVHSGEIVGLLGPNGSGKTTALNLVSGVLRPDSGSIRFAGQAIQGMPAYRIARLGLARTFQLVRVLNGMSCAENVKAGLAFHRPHLARGEIDDTAHRLLQRVGLSGRGGFSASELTYIDCKRLELARALALKPRLLLLDEWLAGLNPSELLIGIELIRSLKDEGLSILLVEHVMDAIRSLCDRCVVMNSGRRIAEGRPDEVLADPAVVEAYLGVTTDA
- a CDS encoding branched-chain amino acid ABC transporter permease, translating into MRPAHIAAGIAAVAGLVALALLPLYADAYHLSLSIGLLQFTVLATAWGLFSGPTRYVSLATTAFFGVGAYTVAVLGELLAWPLVLLIAVAIGALMAVIVGVSTLRLSGLHFVIFTFGLAELVRQLVIWYEVNKTRVLGRYVFVDITQSDIYWQLLGLAVAVFAIGWLIARSRLGFALRIIGEDETVARHCGINVTFAKVALFAISAIFMTLVGAIMAPRWTYIEPSIAFNPTISFEVVIMALLGGAHRLWGPAVGAIPLTLLFEFLSARFPSTSTLIIGIVFLLIVYALPSGVVGLWERARWRRPAAQGEQP
- a CDS encoding branched-chain amino acid ABC transporter permease, which translates into the protein MTNAILTGLMLGGMYALIAMGLTLQYGVARIMNLSYGEFLVAAAFASYWLFTGWALNPLVGLAIVVPTGFGVSMILYRVLLTPLVRRAPTRDALEVDSILATFGMMFIVQGIMLTMFGGAYFSYSFLSIPVAVLGETLALNRLIAFGLAVLFGVALYLALTRTRFGTAIRAVAVDPSAARLVAIDVRWISAFAFAIGGALVAAAGVLISMFLTFSASSGVVFTMKALIVVVMGGVGNLLGCLVAGLALGLSESLVATFVDPGLTLAVNFALFLGVLLVKPAGLFGRAQR